CGCCGCGCAGCTGCCCCCGCTGATCCTCAGCGGGATCGGCATGGCGCTCTACTTCGCCCCCGCCGCCAACGTCCTCATGTCCACCGTGCGCCCAGCCGACCAGGGCAAGGCCTCCGGCACGAACAACGCCCTACGCGAGCTCGGCGGAGCCCTCGGTGTCGCCGTCCTGGCCTCCGTCTTCTCCGCCCAGGGCGGATACGAGTCCCCGCAGGCCTTCACCGACGGCACCGTCCCCGCCCTGTGGATCGGCGCCGCCGCGGTCGCCCTCGCCGCAGCGCTGGCCCTCCTGGTGCCCCGCAGGTCCGAGGCAGCACCGCTCCCCGCGAGCCGCCCCGCCCACGCCCCGCAGAAGGTCCCGGCCGCCCACTGAGCCGCCGCCCGCCCCGGCCCGCCCCGCCCGCCGCCCCCGGCCCCGGCCCGGCGCGCAGCCCCGTACGACGTACCACCGACCCGGATCCGCACCCAGGAACGCAAGGAGAGCACGTCATGCCCGACATCCCCTGGTCCACGCCCACCCCCGCCGAGCCCGGCGCCCAGGCCTACGTCATGGCCTCCCGCTTCGAGACCGCCACCCTCCTCGGCGCCGTCAGGTTCTTCCTCAAGTCCCCCGGCATCATCCGCCAGATCCGCAAGGCCCCCGGCGCCCACGGCTCCGCCCTCCGGGCCCGGGTCCTGCGGCGCACCTTCTTCACCCTGTCCGCCTGGGAGGACCGCGACGCCCTCCACCGCTTCGCCCGCGCCGAGCCCCACCGCACCAGCGCCCGCGCCGCCGGCGCGTACATGAAGGAATCCGTCTTCACCTACTGGACCGTGCCGGCCGCCGAACTGCCGATCACCTGGGCCGAGGCCGAACGCCGCCTCGCCCAGGAGGAGGCAAGCCGCTGACCCCGCCGGCACGGGGGACGAACGAGTACGGTCCGTGGCCCCGCAGGGATGCGAGGGGCACGGACCGTACTCTTGTCCACGTGCAGGAACTCCACGAAGCCCCCCTCGCCCCGCTGACCACCTTCCGCCTCGGTGGTCCCGCCGCCCGCCTGGTCACCGCGACCACCGACGCCGAGGTCGTCGCCACCGTGCGCGCCGCGGACACCGACGGCACCCCGCTCCTGATCATCGGCGGCGGCAGCAACCTGGTCATCGGCGACCAGGGCTTCGACGGAACCGCCCTGCGCATCGCGACCACCGGCTTCACCCTCGACGGCACCACCCTCGAACTCGCCGCCGGCGAGAACTGGAGCGACGCCGTCGCCCGCACCGTCGACGCCGGCCTCGCCGGCATCGAATGCCTCGCCGGCATCCCCGGCTCCGCCGGCGCCACCCCCATCCAGAACGTCGGCGCGTACGGCCAGGAAGTCTGCGACACCATCACCGAGGTCGTCGCCTACGACCGCACCACCGGCGAAACGGTCACCCTGACCGCCGCCGAGTGCGCCTTCCGCTACCGCAACAGCACCTTCAAGGACCAGCCCGACCGCTACGTCGTCCTGCGCGTGCGCTTCGCCCTGGAGGACGCCGGCGGGCTCTCGGCGCCGATCAAGTACCCGGAGACCGCCCGCGCCCTCGGCGTCGAGGCCGGCGACCGGGTCCCCGCCGCCACCGCACGCGAGACCGTCCTGCGGCTGCGCGCCGGCAAGGGCATGGTCCTCGACCCCGCCGACCACGACACCTGGTCGGCCGGCTCCTTCTTCCACAACCCGATCCTCACCGACGAGGACTACGCCGCCTTCCTCGCCCGCGTCCAGGACCGCCTCGGCCCCGACACCGCCCCGCCCGCCTACCCCGCCGGCGAAGGCCGTACGAAGACCAGCGCGGCCTGGCTCATCGACAAGGCCGGCTTCACCAAGGGCTACGGCACCGGCCCCGCCCGCATCTCCACCAAGCACACCCTCGCCCTCACCAACCGCGGCGAGGCCACCACCGAGGACCTCCTCGCCCTGGCCCGCGAGGTCGTCGCGGGCGTCCACGCGGCCTTCGGCGTCACCCTCGTCAACGAGCCGGTGACGGTCGGCGTCAGCATCTGAGGAGCCCCCGCCGCCCATGCTCTGTCCCCGTCACGGGGCCGGTACGGACCCCACTCGGCTCGTGGGTCGCACGCTCAGCAGGGTCGTCGCGTCCTGGCACGTCAGTGACGGCGAACGCTCCGAGTCCCCCCTCGACGTCTGGCTGATCGACAGCGTCGGCGACTCCATCCGGATCACCACCGGGTCCGACTGGTGCCTCATCGTCGAGTCCGCGCCGCCCCATGCCCCCTACGACATGGGGGAGTGGGGACGCGTCGAGGTCGGCGAGGACCTCGGCGACCACCCCTTCCTGCGACACCTCGGCGAGACCGTCTCCTCCGTCGCCGAGTTCGCGCTGCCCGAACAGGGCCGCACCCACCTGGAGATCGGCTTCCCGAACGGCCGCCGCGTGCGCGCCGACTGCCACGAAGGGGACCTGCGGCTCACCCGGTGAGCCAGTGGTCGATCCCCGCCAGCAGCTTGGCCTGTACGTCGTCCGGCGCGGCGCTGCCGCGCACCGACTGGCGGGCCAGCTCGGCGAGCTCCGCGTCCGTGAAGCCGTGATGGCGGCGGGCGATCTCGTACTGCGCCGCCAGCCGGGAACCGAACAGCAGCGGGTCGTCCGCACCCAGCGCCATCGGCACCCCGGCCTCGAAGAACGTGCGCAGCGGGACGTCCTCCGGGCGCTCGTACACGCCCAGGGCGACGTTCGACGCGGGGCACACCTCGCAGGTGATCTGCCGGTCCGCGAGCCGCTTCAGCAGCCTGGGGTCCTCCGCGGCCCGCACGCCGTGCCCGATGCGGGCAGCGTGCAGGTCGTCGAGGCAGTCGCGCACCGAGGACGGGCCGGTGAGCTCACCGCCGTGCGGGGCCGCCAGGAGCCCGCCGTCGCGGGCGATGGCGAAGGCCCGGTCGAAGTCGCGGGCCATGCCCCGCCGCTCGTCGTTGGACAGGCCGAAACCGACGATGCCGCGGTCGGCGTAGCGCACGGCGAGGCGGGCCAGGGTGCGGGCGTCGAGGGGGTGCTTCATGCGGTTGGCGGCGATCAGGACCCGCATGCCGAGGCCGGTCTCGCGGGACGCGCTGTCGACGGCGTCGAGGATGATCTCGACCGCCGGGATCATCCCGCCGAGCAGCGGGGCGTACGAGGTGGGATCCACCTGGATCTCCAGCCAGCCGCTGCCGTCCCGGACGTCCTCCTCCGCGGCCTCGCGGACCAGCCGCCGGATGTCGTCGGGCTCGCGCAGGCAGGAGCGGGCGGCGTCGTACAGCCGCTGGAAGCGGAACCAGCCGCGCTCGTCGGTGGCGCGCAGCTTGGGCGGCTCCCCGGCGGTCAGCGCGTCGGGGAGGCGCACGCCGTACTTGTCGGCGAGCTCCAGGAGGGTCGACGGTCGCATCGACCCGGTGAAGTGCAGGTGGAGGTGGGCCTTCGGCAGAAGCGTGAGATCGCGTACGTGCTCCATCAGGTGATCCTGCCGTACCGCTGCGCTCGGCGGGAGGGGGTTTTACCGATCGGGGGCTTGCGCGAACGGGTGAGCGGGCGCCCGATCCGCCGCGCGGGAGCTTTCCGGGCGCCGCCCGGACCCGCGCCTCAAACGCCGGCGGGGCTGAAGGATCGGGGCTCCGCCCCGGACCCCGCGCCTCAAACGCCGGCGGGGCTGGAAGGGGCTCGGCGGGGCGTGGAAAAGCGGCGGCACCCCGAAGGGTGCCGCCGCCGGGACGTGCGTCAGGCAGGGGCGTCGTCGAAGTAGCGTCGGCCGCCCGTGAGGGCGTGCGTGCCGGGCCCCGCCACCCAGACGGGACTTCGACGACAGCCCTAGGCCTTGGCCTCGGCCAGGAGCTTCTGGATGCGGGACACGCCCTCGACCAGGTCCTCGTCGCCCAGGGCGTACGAGAGGCGCAGGTAGCCCGGGGTGCCGAAGGCCTCGCCGGGGACGACCGCGACCTCGGCCTCGTCCAGGATCAGGGCGGCCAGCTCGACGGAGGTCTGCGGGCGCTTGCCGCGGATCTCCTTGCCCAGCAGCTCCTTGACCGACGGGTAGGCGTAGAAGGCGCCCTCGGGGGTCGGGCAGAAGACGCCGTCGATCTCGTTCAGCATCTTGACCATCGTCTGGCGGCGGCGGTCGAAGGCCTTGCGCATCTCGGCGACCGCGTCCAGGTTGCCCGAGACGGCGGCGAGCGCGGCGACCTGGGCCACGTTGGAGACGTTGGAGGTGGCGTGCGACTGGAGGTTCGTCGCGGCCTTGACGACGTCCTGCGGGGCGATGACCCAGCCCACGCGCCAGCCGGTCATCGCGTACGTCTTGGCGACGCCGTTCACGATGATGCACTTGTCGCGCAGGGCCGGGACCAGGACCGGCAGCGAGGTGAACTTCGCGTCGCCGTAGACAAGGTGCTCGTAGATCTCGTCCGTCAGCACCCACAGGCCGTGCTCGGCGGCCCACTCGCCGATCGCCTTCGCGTCGGCCTCGCTGTAGACCGCGCCGGTCGGGTTGGACGGGGAGACGAAGAGGACGACCTTGGTGCGCTCGGTGCGCGCGGCCTCCAGCTGCTCGACGGAGACCCGGTAGCCGGTGGTCTCGTCGGCGACGACCTCGACCGGGACACCGCCGGCGAGACGGATCGACTCCGGGTACGTCGTCCAGTACGGGGCCGGGACGATGACCTCGTCACCCGGGTCCAGGACGGCCGCGAAGGCCTCGTAGATCGCCTGCTTGCCGCCGTTGGTCACCAGGACCTGCGACGCCTCGACCTCGTAGCCGGAGTCGCGCAGCGTCTTGGCGGCGATGGCGGCCTTCAGCTCGGGCAGGCCGCCGGCCGGCGTGTAGCGGTGGTACTTGGGGTTGCGGCATGCCTCGACCGCGGCCTCGACGATGTAGTCCGGGGTCGGGAAGTCGGGCTCGCCCGCGCCGAAGCCGATCACCGGGCGTCCGGCGGCCTTGAGGGCCTTGGCCTTGGCGTCCACGGCGAGGGTGGCGGACTCGGAAATGGCGCCGATACGGGCGGACACCCGGCGCTCGGAGGAAGGCGTTGCAGAGGTCATACGGGCAATCGTCCCAGACCGCGCCGAGGCGCGGCACACCGTTTCAGTCAACGGACCGGAGCATGTCAGGACGGATGCTGTTCGACGTCACGGCCCGGTTCACGTACACTCACCTGTCGTTGGACCTCGCCGACCGCTGCAGAGCGTGAGCACTCCGTGCACTCGCCCGGATGCGGTAGGTTGGGGGACGCAAAGGGTCGTAGCTCAATTGGTAGAGCACTGGTCTCCAAAACCAGCGGTTGGGGGTTCGAGTCCCTCCGGCCCTGCTCCACACTCCTTCTCGGATGTGTGTGCGCAGGTACGTACTTTGATGCAACGCCGTGCGGCGCAACCGGGCGCGGTACGGCCACGACCCGGATTCAGGTGAGAGACGTGACGGACGCCCTGGGCTCCATCGACATGCCTGACGCCGAGGACGAGACGCGCGAGAAGAAGGCCCGCAAGGGCGGCAAGCGCGGCAAGAAGGGCCCTCTGGGCCGGCTCGCGCTTTTCTACCGCCAGATCGTCGCGGAACTCCGCAAGGTTGTCTGGCCCACTCGCAACCAGCTCACGACGTACACCACTGTGGTGATTGTCTTCGTCGTCATCATGATCGGTATCGTGACCGTGGTTGACTTCGGTTTCGAGAAGGCCATCAAGTTCGTCTTCGGCTGATCCCCGCGGGGGGCGGCGCCTTGATGGTGTCGCCCGTTTTCGCATGTTCCACCACCTTTTGTATCCAGGAAGAAGCAGCCACCGTGTCTGACCCGAACCTGAACGCGAGCCACGACTCCGTCGAGTCCGTCGAGGACGAGCTCGACATCGTCGAGGCGGCGGACGCTGTGGACCCCGACGAGGCCGAACTCGCCGACGCCGAGGCGGGTGCCGCCGCCGAAGAGGCCGCGCTGCACGTCGAGTCCGACGAGGACGAGGTCGAGGCTGACACCGAGGCCGACGTCGACGCCGAGGTCGAAGAGGCTGCTGACGAGGTCGAGGTCGAGGCCGAGGCCGGCGAGGAAGAGGCCGCGGAGGCCGAGCCCGCCGAGCCGGTCGACCCGATCCAGGCCCTGCGCGAGGAGCTGCGCCTCCTCCCCGGCGAGTGGTACGTGATCCACACCTACGCCGGCTACGAGAAGCGCGTGAAGGCCAACCTGGAGCAGCGCGCCGTCTCGCTGAACGTCGAGGAGTTCATCTACCAGGCCGAGGTGCCCGAGGAAGAGATCGTCCAGATCAAGAACGGCGAGCGCAAGAACGTCCGGCAGAACAAGCTGCCCGGCTACGTTCTCGTCCGCATGGATCTGACGAACGAGTCCTGGGGCGTCGTCCGCAACACCCCCGGCGTCACCGGCTTCGTGGGCAACGCGTACGACCCGTACCCGCTGACCCTGGACGAGATCGTCAAGATGCTCGCCCCGGAGGCGCAGGAGAAGGCCGCCAAGGCCGCCGCGGAAGAGGCCGGCCTGCCCGCGCCCGCCGTCAAGCGCACCATCGAGGTCCTGGACTTCGAGGTCGGCGACTCGGTCACCGTCACCGACGGCCCGTTCGCCACGCTCCAGGCGACCATCAACGAGATCAACCCCGACTCGAAGAAGGTCAAGGGCCTCGTCGAGATCTTCGGCCGCGAGACCCCGGTCGAGCTCAGCTTCGACCAGATCCAGAAGAACTGATCCACTCCGCGTGCGTCACGGCTTCTGAGCCACAGCTTCCGGACAGGTCAGGCCACCCCTCAGGGATGGTCTGACCTGCTCGGTTTTTAGCCCCGCACTGATACCCGTTATCGTGGTGCGGTATGCCTCCATCCGGATGACCGGATCGGCGGCTGAAAACTCTCACTAGGACCCGGAGAGAGCAATGCCTCCCAAGAAGAAGAAGGTCACGGGGCTTATCAAGCTCCAGATCAAGGCCGGTGCGGCCAACCCGGCTCCGCCGGTCGGCCCCGCGCTCGGCCAGCACGGCGTCAACATCATGGAGTTCTGCAAGGCCTACAACGCCGCGACCGAGTCGCAGCGTGGCATGGTCGTGCCGGTGGAGATCACGGTCTACGAGGACCGCACCTTCACCTTCATCACCAAGACTCCGCCGGCCGCGCGCCTCATCCTGAAGCACGCGGGCATCGAGAAGGGCTCCGGCGAGCCCCACAAGACCAAGGTCGCCAAGCTCACGGCCGCCCAGGTCAAGGAGATCGCCGAGCTGAAGATGCCCGACCTGAACGCCAACGACATCGACGCGGCCGTCAAGATCATCGCCGGCACCGCGCGTTCGATGGGCGTCACCGTCGAAGGCTGATCCAGCCACCCCCCTCGTACCACCAGTGGTAGGGCCAAGCGCTGGCCCGCACCACGACTCCATGCCTGAAGCCACAACACAGGAGCAGAAGTGAAGCGCAGCAAGACTCTCCGCGCTGCGGACGCCAAGGTCGACCGGGAGAAGCTCTACGCCCCGCTCGAAGCCGTCCGTCTCGCCAAGGAGACCTCCTCCACCAAGTTCGACAGCACCGTCGAGATCGCCTTCCGCCTGGGTGTCGACCCGCGCAAGGCCGACCAGATGGTCCGCGGCACCGTGAACCTCCCGCACGGCACCGGCAAGACCGCCCGGGTCCTGGTCTTCGCGACCGGTGACCGTGCTGCGGCCGCGGAAGCCGCCGGCGCCGACATCGTCGGCGACGACGAGCTGATCAACGAGATCGCCAAGGGCAACCGCCTGAACGAGTTCGACGCCGTTGTGGCCACCCCGGACCTCATGGGCAAGGTCGGCCGTCTCGGCCGCGTGCTCGGTCCCCGTGGCCTCATGCCGAACCCGAAGACCGGCACCGTCACGATGGACGTCGCGAAGGCTGTCACCGAGATCAAGGGTGGCAAGATCGAGTTCCGCGTCGACAAGCACTCGAACCTGCACTTCATCATCGGCAAGGTCTCCTTCTCCGACGAGCAGCTCGTCGAGAACTACGGCGCGGCCCTCGACGAGATCCTTCGTCTGAAGCCGTCCGCCGCCAAGGGCCGCTACCTGAAGAAGGCCGCCCTCAGCACCACCATGGGCCCCGGCATCCAGCTGGACCCGAACCGCACCCGGAACCTCCTCGTCGAGGAAGACCCGGCTGCCGTCTGATCGGCCCGAGCCTGACGGCTCACCGAGCGACTCGACGGACCCCTCGCCCCCTTCACGGGTGGCGGGGGGTCCGTTTTTCGTTTTCCCGTGCGAGTCCTGTGCGATTACGGTCGGTGTCGAGTCGTACAGTCATACGAGCGGCGCCGCAGGTGGGGACACCGGAGACCATGCGCCGCCACGAAGACACGGGGTGGGGACCACACGCATGAACGCATACCGCAAGAAGACCGTCGCGGCAGTCCTGGCCGCCTTCCTGCTCGCAGGCGGCGCCACGGCCTGTGAGAACGGCAAGGACGCGAAGAAGGAGACGGGGGCGCCCGCACCGGCCAAGCCGGCGGAGAAGCCCGCGGAGAAGCCGGCGGAGGTGACGCCCGCCGCGTACCTGGAGAAGACGAAGAAGAAGTCCGAGGAGATCACCTCCCTCCGCTACAGCATCACCGGTGACGCGGCCGGCCAGAAGATCAACGGCGAGGCCGCCATGCGGATCAAGCCGACCGTGGCCATGTCGATGACGATGGACTCGCCGGAGAAGCCGGGCGAGAAGGTACAGATCCGCCTCCTCGACGGCGCCATGTACCTGGGCACCGAGGGCAAGTGGCTGAAGTTCGACCTCAAGACCCTGGCTCCGGAGCAGGCCAAGGAGCTGGACTCGCTCGGCTCGGCCCAGCAGGGCCAGAACCCGGCCGACACGGCCGACAGCCTCAGCGCCGCCAAGGACCTCAAGAAGGTCGGCGACGAGACCATCGACGGCCAGAAGACGACGCACCTGACCGGCACCGTCTCCGTCGACGAGATGCGCTCCCGCGGCGCCGCCTCCACTCCGGAGGCCAAGGAGCGCCAGGACAAGAACCTCGCGGCACTGGAGGCCCAGGGCATCAAGACCCTGACCATGGACCTCTGGATCGACGAGAACGACCAGGCGAAGCAGGTCCGCACGCGGGGCGCCGGCACGTCCGGCCCGATGGACATCACCGTCAAGTTCCTGGACGTCAACAAGCCGGTCGAGGTCGCCGCGCCGCCGGCCGAGCAGGTCGTCGACCTCGCCGAGATGATGAAGGACGCCGGCTGACGCGTCCTGGCCGCACGACGGCACGACCGCACCGCACGACCGCAGTACCGTCGCGCCGCCGCTCCACCGTGGCGGCGCGGCGCGCAGCAGGACATTCATGGGGGAGAAGCAGATGAACAGCGCTGTCCGGATCCGGGCCGGCGTGGCGATGGCCGGCACCGCCCTGCTCGTGGGCGGTCTCACCGCCTGCGGCGGCGGCGCCGAGGGGGCGGGCGCCAAGGGAGCGGACGCCAAGGCGCACGACCCCGTGGAGGCGGTGAAGGCCTCCTACCTGAAGACGGTGGCCGCCAAGTTCGCCAAGGCGGAGCTGTCCACCGTCGGCACCGACGGCAAGACCAGCGGCCAGTCGGGCACGAAGGGCTGGTACCCGTCCGGCCACGACGTGGTCCTCAAGGACGGCGGCGGGAAGCCCGACACCCGCTCGATCATGACGGGCGACACCGTCTACACCCAGCTGGACAAGCCCCTCAAGGGCAAGACCTGGATGCAGATGGACCTGTCCAAGGGCGGCAAGCCGGGGGTCCGGCTGAACGAGGACCCGGCCGAGTACCTCGCCATGCTGCTGGGCCAGACCAAGCTCACGCACGTCGGTGCCGAGACGACCGACGGCATCGAAGCCCAGCACTACAAGGCCCGCCTCACCAACGCGGAGCTGGTCACGGCGGACGACTCCACCAAGGTCATGGAGGAGAAGAACCGCCAGAACCTCCACGAGGCCGTGAAGCACATCACCGCCTTCGAGGTGGACCTGTGGATCGGCAAGGACGGCTACCCGGTCCGCGTCGACAGCTCCAGCACCGACGGCAAGGGCACGTCGAAGACCACGGCGAAGTTCTCCGACTTCGGCAAGGCCGCCGCCGTCCAGCCGCCGCCGGCCGACCAGGTCGTCACCTTCGACGCCGTGATGAAGGGTGTCGACGCCGACCTGGAGCAGGTCGACAAGGACCTGGAAGCGGCCGACAAGAGCCTCGAAGAAGCCGACAAGACCCTGCGGGACGCCGGGCTGCCGGGCCTTCGCAGCTGAGCTGCCGACTACCCGGCCCGCTGACCGATTTGCCTCGACCGGAACGCTTCACGTAGTCTTCCCCGGAAGCCAAAGACCGCTGGTCGTTGCTGTGCCCGTCAGGGTGCGGTGGCCGAAGGATCCGTTTACTGCGGACGACCCGCGCAGGTGACTGTGGAAGGTTCCCGGAATTCGTTCCGGTCGAGCTACGCCCTGGCGCCTGCGCCGGGGCGTTTTGTATGTGAGCCCCTTCTGAGCGGTCCTCATCACCCGGAAGGAGGCGAACGCACCATGCCGACGCCCAACAAGGCTGCATCGGTGGCCGAGCTCACGGACGCGTTCCAGAGCTCCAACGCCGCCGTGCTGACCGAGTACCGGGGTCTCACCGTCGCGCAGCTCAAGACGCTGCGTCGCTCCCTCGGTGAGAACGCCCAGTACGCCGTGGTGAAGAACACGCTGACCAAGATTGCGGCCAACCAGGCCGGGATCACCGCGCTGGACGAGCACTTCGCTGGTCCGACCGCGGTCGCCTTCATCACCGGTGACCCGGTGGAGTCGGCGAAGGCTCTGCGTGACTTCGCCAAGGAGAACCCGAACCTCATCATCAAGGCCGGTGTCCTTGACGGTAAGGCTCTCTCCGCCGACGACATCAAGAAGCTTGCGGACCTTGAGTCCCGCGAGGTTCTGCTCAGCAAGCTGGCCGGCGCGTTCAAGGGCAAGCAGTCCCAGGCTGCCTCGCTCTTCCAGGCGCTGCCGTCGAAGTTCGTCCGCACCGCGGAAGCGCTTCGCGTCAAGCTCGCCGAGCAGGGCGGTGCCGAGTAATTCGGCTCGCGCATTGATCCGCGCCGCCTAGTGCGCGGGTCGTAGCGGGCCGTTACGCCCGCCTCTATAGACACATCGGCACCTGCCGAATTAGTGGAAGGATCGCCCATCATGGCGAAGCTCTCTCAGGACGACCTCCTCGCCCAGTTCGAGGAGATGACCCTCATCGAGCTCTCCGAGTTCGTGAAGGCCTTCGAGGAGAAGTTCGACGTCACCGCCGCCGCGGCCGTCGCCGTTGCCCCCGCCGGTGGTGCCGCTGGTGGCGCCGCTGAGGCCGTCGAGGAGAAGGACGAGTTCGACGTCATCCTCTCCGGCGCCGGCGACAAGAAGATCCAGGTCATCAAGGTCGTGCGTGAGCTGACCTCCCTGGGCCTGAAGGAGGCCAAGGACCTCGTCGACGGTGCGCCGAAGCCCGTCCTTGAGAAGGTCAACAAGGAGGCCGCTGACAAGGCCGCCGAGGCCCTCAAGGGTGCCGGTGCCTCCGTCGAGGTCAAGTAACACCTCTGAGGCCGCCTGACGGCCTCTCCAAGGGGCGATCACCCGTAAGGGTGGTCGCCCTTTGGCGTATCCGCAGTGCCTGACTTGCCCTGGTCTCGTTGGGGAGTAGGGTGATCATCGTTGCCCCGACGCAGGGTCCGGAGATGATCCGCTCGGAGCAGGGGGCCTTGACGAACGGGACGCGGCGCAGCATTCTCAGACCCGTCGAGAGGTCGATCGCCTCGATCCGGGTTCCGAGGCATGGATCGACTACGAAGAGGGCAGTACTGATACGCGCTCTGTGTACGGAGCCGCAGCGTTGGACGCAGGGTTGAACGACATGGGGAAGGCCTGTTGCCGGTTTCCGGAAACGCGGTCTGGACATCAGTGAGCCGAGTGGCTACACTGACCCTTTGCGCTGCCTGTAGCTGTCCCCTGCCCGTCGCCAGGGACATGCCCACGCTTGAGCACACTTGATTGATCCACCCTGACCTGGTGTTTTGGCCGGAATCGGGGGGCCTCGTCTTCTG
This DNA window, taken from Streptomyces sp. TN58, encodes the following:
- a CDS encoding pyridoxal phosphate-dependent aminotransferase; this translates as MTSATPSSERRVSARIGAISESATLAVDAKAKALKAAGRPVIGFGAGEPDFPTPDYIVEAAVEACRNPKYHRYTPAGGLPELKAAIAAKTLRDSGYEVEASQVLVTNGGKQAIYEAFAAVLDPGDEVIVPAPYWTTYPESIRLAGGVPVEVVADETTGYRVSVEQLEAARTERTKVVLFVSPSNPTGAVYSEADAKAIGEWAAEHGLWVLTDEIYEHLVYGDAKFTSLPVLVPALRDKCIIVNGVAKTYAMTGWRVGWVIAPQDVVKAATNLQSHATSNVSNVAQVAALAAVSGNLDAVAEMRKAFDRRRQTMVKMLNEIDGVFCPTPEGAFYAYPSVKELLGKEIRGKRPQTSVELAALILDEAEVAVVPGEAFGTPGYLRLSYALGDEDLVEGVSRIQKLLAEAKA
- a CDS encoding adenosine deaminase — its product is MEHVRDLTLLPKAHLHLHFTGSMRPSTLLELADKYGVRLPDALTAGEPPKLRATDERGWFRFQRLYDAARSCLREPDDIRRLVREAAEEDVRDGSGWLEIQVDPTSYAPLLGGMIPAVEIILDAVDSASRETGLGMRVLIAANRMKHPLDARTLARLAVRYADRGIVGFGLSNDERRGMARDFDRAFAIARDGGLLAAPHGGELTGPSSVRDCLDDLHAARIGHGVRAAEDPRLLKRLADRQITCEVCPASNVALGVYERPEDVPLRTFFEAGVPMALGADDPLLFGSRLAAQYEIARRHHGFTDAELAELARQSVRGSAAPDDVQAKLLAGIDHWLTG
- the secE gene encoding preprotein translocase subunit SecE — its product is MTDALGSIDMPDAEDETREKKARKGGKRGKKGPLGRLALFYRQIVAELRKVVWPTRNQLTTYTTVVIVFVVIMIGIVTVVDFGFEKAIKFVFG
- the rplJ gene encoding 50S ribosomal protein L10, coding for MPTPNKAASVAELTDAFQSSNAAVLTEYRGLTVAQLKTLRRSLGENAQYAVVKNTLTKIAANQAGITALDEHFAGPTAVAFITGDPVESAKALRDFAKENPNLIIKAGVLDGKALSADDIKKLADLESREVLLSKLAGAFKGKQSQAASLFQALPSKFVRTAEALRVKLAEQGGAE
- the rplK gene encoding 50S ribosomal protein L11, which produces MPPKKKKVTGLIKLQIKAGAANPAPPVGPALGQHGVNIMEFCKAYNAATESQRGMVVPVEITVYEDRTFTFITKTPPAARLILKHAGIEKGSGEPHKTKVAKLTAAQVKEIAELKMPDLNANDIDAAVKIIAGTARSMGVTVEG
- a CDS encoding DUF3291 domain-containing protein; translated protein: MPDIPWSTPTPAEPGAQAYVMASRFETATLLGAVRFFLKSPGIIRQIRKAPGAHGSALRARVLRRTFFTLSAWEDRDALHRFARAEPHRTSARAAGAYMKESVFTYWTVPAAELPITWAEAERRLAQEEASR
- the nusG gene encoding transcription termination/antitermination protein NusG; this translates as MSDPNLNASHDSVESVEDELDIVEAADAVDPDEAELADAEAGAAAEEAALHVESDEDEVEADTEADVDAEVEEAADEVEVEAEAGEEEAAEAEPAEPVDPIQALREELRLLPGEWYVIHTYAGYEKRVKANLEQRAVSLNVEEFIYQAEVPEEEIVQIKNGERKNVRQNKLPGYVLVRMDLTNESWGVVRNTPGVTGFVGNAYDPYPLTLDEIVKMLAPEAQEKAAKAAAEEAGLPAPAVKRTIEVLDFEVGDSVTVTDGPFATLQATINEINPDSKKVKGLVEIFGRETPVELSFDQIQKN
- the rplL gene encoding 50S ribosomal protein L7/L12 gives rise to the protein MAKLSQDDLLAQFEEMTLIELSEFVKAFEEKFDVTAAAAVAVAPAGGAAGGAAEAVEEKDEFDVILSGAGDKKIQVIKVVRELTSLGLKEAKDLVDGAPKPVLEKVNKEAADKAAEALKGAGASVEVK
- a CDS encoding UDP-N-acetylmuramate dehydrogenase — protein: MTPPARGTNEYGPWPRRDARGTDRTLVHVQELHEAPLAPLTTFRLGGPAARLVTATTDAEVVATVRAADTDGTPLLIIGGGSNLVIGDQGFDGTALRIATTGFTLDGTTLELAAGENWSDAVARTVDAGLAGIECLAGIPGSAGATPIQNVGAYGQEVCDTITEVVAYDRTTGETVTLTAAECAFRYRNSTFKDQPDRYVVLRVRFALEDAGGLSAPIKYPETARALGVEAGDRVPAATARETVLRLRAGKGMVLDPADHDTWSAGSFFHNPILTDEDYAAFLARVQDRLGPDTAPPAYPAGEGRTKTSAAWLIDKAGFTKGYGTGPARISTKHTLALTNRGEATTEDLLALAREVVAGVHAAFGVTLVNEPVTVGVSI
- a CDS encoding LppX_LprAFG lipoprotein, whose amino-acid sequence is MNAYRKKTVAAVLAAFLLAGGATACENGKDAKKETGAPAPAKPAEKPAEKPAEVTPAAYLEKTKKKSEEITSLRYSITGDAAGQKINGEAAMRIKPTVAMSMTMDSPEKPGEKVQIRLLDGAMYLGTEGKWLKFDLKTLAPEQAKELDSLGSAQQGQNPADTADSLSAAKDLKKVGDETIDGQKTTHLTGTVSVDEMRSRGAASTPEAKERQDKNLAALEAQGIKTLTMDLWIDENDQAKQVRTRGAGTSGPMDITVKFLDVNKPVEVAAPPAEQVVDLAEMMKDAG
- the rplA gene encoding 50S ribosomal protein L1, with product MKRSKTLRAADAKVDREKLYAPLEAVRLAKETSSTKFDSTVEIAFRLGVDPRKADQMVRGTVNLPHGTGKTARVLVFATGDRAAAAEAAGADIVGDDELINEIAKGNRLNEFDAVVATPDLMGKVGRLGRVLGPRGLMPNPKTGTVTMDVAKAVTEIKGGKIEFRVDKHSNLHFIIGKVSFSDEQLVENYGAALDEILRLKPSAAKGRYLKKAALSTTMGPGIQLDPNRTRNLLVEEDPAAV